DNA from Solanum stenotomum isolate F172 chromosome 3, ASM1918654v1, whole genome shotgun sequence:
ttgatgaTGATTTTTCATAACATAGATATTAACATTggtaaaaaatttatttgataaCTATATTGCAGAGGGAGCTTGTGGTTATGGAGACACAATCAAACAAGGGTATGGCCTAGAAACAACAGCACTAAGCACAGCACTCTTTAACAAAGGATCTACCTGTGGAGCTTGCTATCAAATAAAGTGCGTCAATGCTCCTAAAGCATGCCATCTAGACCAAGTCATAACTGTAACTGCCACCAATTTATGCCCTCCAAATTCCAAAACAACTAATGACGTTTGGTGCAATCCTCCACAAGAACACTTTGATCTGACAATGCCTATGTTCATAAAGATTGCCGAGCAAAAAGCAGGGGTTGTACCAGTTGTTTACAGAAGAGTCACTTGCCAGAAAAAaggaggtctcaagtttgagATCGCAGGGAATCCCAATTGgattcttcttcttgttttcaaTGTGGGAGGTGTTGGAGATGTTGTCAATGTCAAAATCAAAGGATCTAAGACTGAATGGGTACCAATGTCGCGAAATTGGGGACAAAATTGGCAGGCTTCTGTGCAGTTGGCAGGACAAAGCTTGTCTTTCCAAGTACAAACTAGCGATGGCAAATGGGTTCAATCTGATAATGTTGCTCCGGATAACTGGCAATATGGTCAGACATTTGAAGCGAAGAATAATTTTTAGTGATTATGTATTTTGGAAAATGAGTAGCTTTTAATTTCTAATCAATATAGTTTATGATCTTTTctctaagtttttttttcccCGAATAAATTCTCTATATTTGAGTGGATATTATTGAGCAAGGaaggaacaaaaaaagaagCCAAAGGTGTGGTCTAGCAGTAAATGAAGCACGAGAACTATCAGGTCTCATGTTCAAATTACAGCAAAACCTAGAACACTAAGCAATCAGTACTTGAATTGGTGGCGGTAGCAGGTGTAAGAGCTGGCCCAGACATGCTTAAAAGAGTAAGGAAATAAAAAGGTCACTAATAACAAATACTCCAAATAGTAACTAGGGACACATATTTGGAACAAAATTCATATCACCTTGGTATCTTGAAGAAATAGGAAACTACTTTTCTGTCTCTAACTACTATATCATCTATGGATCTTCATATAACCTTAGTCATTCAGTAATATGAACTCATAACATTCAGCCACTTGAACTTTCTATCTATTTAAGCTTTCCTAATACTGCGAAATAGCAGCTTTAGACTAGGCTAATTCTTCAGAACTGAGGCAAAACCAGCGgcaaaatacaaaaagaatCATCACAGATCCTTTTTAGTCGGAGTTAGAGATAAACTTCACCTCTTATTGCCAAATGCTTGAGCATGACTTCTGGCAAGAATAACCATCAGAGCACCAATTCCAGCAGCCATCCCAGCTCCAAAGCAGAAAGAAGGCATGTGAACAATTGATCTTCCTTTGTTTTGCATCAGCTCCCAATGCAATTGAACATCATCTGCGTGCCATAAGCTCATGTGTACAGCCAGTGTCATTTTTAGATCAGAATCGAGTGGTGTGCTTAGAACTTGTAAGCACATTGGACAAGAAGCTTTCAAAGTCGTCCCTTCTTCCATTATAGCGACTCTCCCAGCAACTGCCATCGCCTTATCTCGCAGTAGCTTTCCAAAGGGCCTAGAAATCTAAACAAGGATTTTAGCTTCAGAAGAAGATAAATTACAAGATTGGCTAATAAACATGACTTAGTGGCAAGTCAAATTTCAATTGAAGTAACTGGCTTACCATTATAAGCCTACAGAGCCGCTTCCACGACATCATCAGCTGCCTCCTCATCTTCTAGGACTGAACTACTgtgaataattaaaatgaaagttGTTCTCTGCAATGATATTTCAGGAAATGAAACAAATCAAAGTAATGTTTCATGAAAGATCAATATGTATTTCATGGGCTGTTAAATATTAGCCCGATGGTGAGGTCTAGTGGTTAATGAAGTGGATTGAGAACCACGAGGTCTCACCTCTAAATACTAGCGGAGGCCAAAACATTAGGTTATATCTTCTATGGTAGAAGCAGAAGGTaccccgtggaattagtcgaggcaCACACAAGCTTGACTCAGACACCACGGttacaaaagaaaacaatattaGCCCAATTCATGATTCTAGTTCTGCTAAATGATTTTTTACCTAGTTAAACACAAACCTTAATGAGTCCTAGACACAAGGATAATCCAAACCATCGTTCATGCTTAGATAAGGTTAAGAAggatttcaaataatttattcattatCCTAAGAACTatcaaccaaaaaaattgaaacatcaACAACATACCTACTGTAATCCCACACAAGTGGGGTCTAGATGTATGCAAACGTTACCCCCTACTTTTGTTAGTACAACCTCGATATTGTGAGGTAGAGAAGTTGTCTCCCATAGACTGTATAACGACGCATTACCgaaacaggaaaaaaaaaattaaaaaaattgaagcattGCTAAGGAAAGATTATACATTGCTCTTTCACTAAACTACTTCACGATTCTTCTGATAGCGACCCAACTCAAACTTAAAAGTCaattttctccatattttttctcttttccttacAAAATACTTACCGGCAGCCCATTAATGCTTCAAGGAAATACTCGAAATTACGACAAAAAACGAGTGATTCCACTGTAAAAATTCACATCAGCACTACAATGAACAACGATACTGCAACCGATTTAAGCAGGAATAGAGCAATTTATCCGTTACTTGGTGTAAAAGTAAAcgaaaaattttcaaatacagTTGGAGAATCTACAATGCACCTATCGATTTCTTAGCAAGTTCAAAGTAATGCACATATATTTACTATTGTCTGTGTTAGAGCCTAGAGATAAAAAGAAGGGTACCGTACTGAAGCAACTTCGCCGGAAAAATCTCGCCGGCGATCTTTGAATTTACGTATTTATATAATGGATTAATTTGTTGGAAGAGGAGAATTGGTAAAGTTGTCTTGGTGGCGAAGGGTGGGCAATCACTTTTTGACTTATGTAATATgccataaataaaaattaagtaaaaagttataattCATCGaccataatatatttttattatgcttgattatttcttttctaaagaatctttcaataatatttaagaTTG
Protein-coding regions in this window:
- the LOC125857766 gene encoding uncharacterized protein LOC125857766 isoform X3; translation: MRRQLMMSWKRLCRLIMISRPFGKLLRDKAMAVAGRVAIMEEGTTLKASCPMCLQVLSTPLDSDLKMTLAVHMSLWHADDVQLHWELMQNKGRSIVHMPSFCFGAGMAAGIGALMVILARSHAQAFGNKR